One window of Marinobacterium aestuarii genomic DNA carries:
- the flhB gene encoding flagellar biosynthesis protein FlhB, which produces MAEETGQEKTEDPTPKRIREAREKGDIPRSKELGATVLLLAAAASALIFGDLVANRMRDMMAGNLSLEREALFDSSMMVAYLARSMFDALMALSGFFGLVLLAAIVGPLALGGWNFSGESIQPKASRINPLSGLKRMFSLKALVELVKALAKFLLVASIAILVLKVMQPRLLGLGSQDVVPAISDAVDIVIWTFLLISASLILISLLDVPFQLYDYSKKMKMTLQEVKDEMKSTEGKPEVKGRIRQLQREISQRQMMGKVPEADVVITNPTHYAVALKYDPESGRAPVVLAKGADFVALRIRELAVEHEVPMLSAPPLARALFQHAELDQEIPAGLFKAVAQVLAYVYQLRSYRKRESVAPTQVRDDDLDIPDDLRFDD; this is translated from the coding sequence ATGGCTGAAGAAACCGGTCAGGAGAAAACCGAAGACCCTACCCCCAAGCGAATAAGAGAGGCGCGGGAGAAGGGCGATATACCCCGTTCAAAAGAGCTGGGCGCTACTGTGCTGTTGCTGGCCGCCGCCGCCAGTGCGCTGATATTTGGCGACCTTGTTGCCAACCGCATGCGGGACATGATGGCGGGTAACCTCTCGCTGGAACGTGAAGCCCTGTTCGACTCCTCCATGATGGTGGCCTATCTGGCGCGCTCCATGTTTGATGCGCTGATGGCGCTGTCCGGCTTCTTCGGGCTGGTGCTGCTGGCGGCGATTGTCGGCCCTCTTGCGCTGGGGGGCTGGAATTTCAGCGGCGAATCAATACAGCCCAAGGCGAGCCGAATAAACCCGCTTTCCGGCCTCAAGCGCATGTTTTCCCTCAAGGCCCTGGTGGAGCTGGTCAAGGCGCTGGCCAAGTTTCTGCTGGTGGCGTCCATTGCCATCCTGGTGCTCAAGGTCATGCAGCCAAGGCTGCTGGGGCTTGGATCGCAGGATGTGGTGCCGGCCATCAGTGATGCGGTGGATATTGTCATCTGGACCTTCCTGCTGATCAGCGCCAGCCTGATCCTGATTTCGCTGCTGGATGTCCCCTTTCAGCTGTACGACTACAGCAAGAAAATGAAAATGACGCTGCAGGAAGTCAAGGACGAGATGAAAAGCACCGAGGGCAAGCCCGAGGTGAAAGGACGCATTCGCCAGCTGCAGCGCGAAATTTCCCAGCGTCAGATGATGGGCAAGGTACCCGAGGCCGATGTCGTCATTACCAACCCGACCCACTATGCGGTGGCACTGAAATACGATCCTGAGTCCGGCCGGGCGCCGGTGGTGCTGGCCAAGGGCGCCGATTTTGTCGCACTCAGGATTCGTGAGCTGGCGGTGGAGCATGAAGTGCCCATGCTGTCGGCGCCACCCTTGGCTCGAGCCCTGTTTCAGCATGCGGAGCTGGATCAGGAAATTCCCGCCGGTCTGTTCAAGGCCGTGGCCCAGGTGCTGGCCTATGTGTATCAGCTGCGCAGCTACCGCAAGCGCGAGTCGGTGGCGCCTACCCAGGTACGGGATGATGATCTGGATATTCCGGATGACCTGCGCTTCGATGATTAA
- the flhA gene encoding flagellar biosynthesis protein FlhA, which produces MRSLSQGNLGVPLLLLVVIGMVTLPVPPFLLDVFFTFNIALSLVVLLVCVYALRPLEFTVFPTILLVATLLRLALNVASTRVVLLYGHEGGDAAGKVIEAFGQVVIGGNYVVGIVVFLILVIINFVVVTKGAGRISEVSARFTLDAMPGKQMAVDADLNSGLITQEEAKLRRREVTEEADFYGSMDGASKFVRGDAVAGILILVINLVGGLSIGMLQHDLSFDLAIQYYSMLTIGDGLVAQIPSLLLSTAAAITVTRQNSSQDMGNQILQQMFSAPRALIVAACLLGVIGIVPGMPHVAFLTLAAAAGAIAWMILRRQAREAQEEQTSKQELARTQTAVPVDEQKELDWDDVMPVDMIGLEVGYRLIPMVDKLQGGQLLGRIKGIRRKLSQDLGFLVPSVHIRDNLDLVPGGYRILLMGVIVGEAEVYPDRELAINPGQVFGTLKGVAVTDPAFGLEAVWIETGQKEQAQSLGYTVVDASTVVATHLNQLLQNHAHELLGHEEVQQLLDMLGKHSPKLVDELVPAKLSISGLLRVLQNLLMEQVPLKDFRSIAEALAEAVGRSLDPMALTAAVRVSLSRLIVQEINGYSDEVPVITLDPKLEQMLLNSVQNQGAGDGLVLEPGMAERLQQSLATTAQNQEMAGKPSVLLVAAPVRPLMAKFVRYGNHRIHVLSYQEIPENKKVTIVATVGGQGG; this is translated from the coding sequence ATGCGCAGCCTCAGCCAGGGCAACCTGGGGGTTCCGCTGCTGCTGCTGGTGGTGATAGGCATGGTCACGCTGCCGGTCCCGCCCTTCCTGCTGGACGTTTTTTTCACGTTCAATATAGCGCTGTCGCTGGTGGTGCTGCTGGTCTGCGTGTACGCGCTGCGGCCGCTGGAATTTACCGTCTTTCCAACCATCCTGCTGGTGGCCACCTTGCTGCGGCTGGCGCTGAACGTGGCTTCTACCCGGGTGGTGCTGCTCTATGGTCACGAGGGCGGAGATGCGGCGGGCAAGGTGATCGAGGCCTTCGGTCAGGTGGTGATCGGCGGCAACTATGTGGTCGGCATAGTGGTGTTCCTGATCCTGGTGATTATCAACTTTGTGGTGGTGACCAAGGGCGCCGGGCGTATTTCGGAAGTAAGCGCTCGCTTTACACTGGACGCCATGCCCGGCAAGCAGATGGCGGTGGATGCGGACCTCAATTCGGGTCTGATTACGCAGGAAGAGGCCAAGCTGCGCCGGCGGGAAGTGACCGAAGAAGCCGACTTCTACGGTTCCATGGACGGTGCCTCCAAGTTTGTTCGCGGTGATGCGGTTGCCGGTATCCTGATCCTGGTGATCAACCTGGTGGGCGGGTTGTCCATCGGCATGCTGCAGCATGACCTGAGCTTTGATCTGGCGATTCAGTATTACTCCATGCTGACCATTGGTGATGGTCTGGTGGCGCAGATTCCGTCCTTGCTGCTCTCCACCGCAGCGGCGATTACGGTAACGCGGCAGAACTCGTCCCAGGATATGGGCAACCAGATCCTGCAGCAGATGTTCTCGGCACCCCGGGCGCTGATTGTCGCCGCCTGCCTGCTGGGTGTGATCGGTATAGTGCCCGGCATGCCACATGTCGCTTTTTTGACGCTTGCCGCCGCCGCCGGTGCTATCGCCTGGATGATTCTGCGTCGCCAGGCGCGGGAGGCGCAGGAGGAACAGACGAGCAAGCAGGAACTGGCGCGTACCCAGACGGCGGTGCCTGTGGATGAACAGAAAGAACTCGACTGGGATGATGTGATGCCGGTGGACATGATCGGCCTGGAAGTGGGTTACCGGCTGATTCCCATGGTGGACAAGCTGCAGGGTGGTCAGCTGCTCGGGCGCATCAAGGGCATCAGGCGCAAGCTGTCGCAGGATCTGGGCTTTCTGGTGCCCTCGGTACATATCCGCGACAACCTGGACCTGGTGCCAGGTGGTTACCGCATTCTGCTGATGGGGGTTATTGTGGGTGAGGCCGAGGTCTACCCCGATCGTGAGCTGGCGATCAATCCGGGCCAGGTGTTTGGTACCCTCAAGGGCGTCGCCGTGACGGATCCGGCCTTCGGTCTGGAAGCGGTCTGGATTGAAACCGGGCAAAAGGAGCAGGCGCAGTCGCTGGGGTATACGGTGGTGGATGCCAGTACCGTGGTTGCCACGCATCTGAATCAGCTGCTGCAGAACCATGCCCATGAACTGCTCGGGCATGAAGAGGTGCAGCAGCTGCTGGACATGCTGGGCAAGCACTCACCCAAGCTGGTGGATGAACTGGTACCGGCCAAGCTGTCGATCAGCGGCCTGCTGAGGGTACTGCAGAACCTGCTGATGGAGCAGGTGCCGCTGAAGGATTTTCGCAGTATCGCAGAAGCCCTGGCCGAGGCTGTGGGCCGCAGCCTGGATCCGATGGCGCTGACCGCGGCGGTACGGGTCTCGCTGTCACGGCTGATCGTGCAGGAAATCAACGGTTACTCCGATGAGGTGCCGGTGATTACCCTCGACCCCAAGCTTGAGCAGATGCTGCTCAACTCGGTGCAGAATCAGGGCGCTGGCGACGGTCTGGTGCTGGAGCCCGGTATGGCCGAGCGCCTGCAGCAGTCTCTGGCCACGACGGCGCAGAATCAGGAAATGGCGGGTAAACCGTCGGTATTGCTGGTGGCGGCACCGGTGCGGCCGCTGATGGCGAAGTTCGTGCGCTATGGAAACCACCGGATTCATGTACTCTCCTATCAGGAGATACCGGAAAACAAGAAAGTCACCATAGTGGCGACCGTGGGCGGACAGGGTGGTTAA
- the flhF gene encoding flagellar biosynthesis protein FlhF: protein MKVKRIFAPDMRQAMRRVREEIGPDAVIVSNHRVAGGVEVVAAHEQEYEAAQAEFKRQSQERRRRDEQVQTLTGADRSGAGRQGGVLEDEMRKVRARIASAQQQSGVAMEPDMGVMRNRQIGQDDDEDLRSILESLKQRQKSRAEVVAPPFEGSGFEADPFAPGSRPEPTFRPEAAPGPEPRQEPAPRSAAQLRSEPQLRPQSASAPQGPAAAEYPGESRSSRNSRDTQDHERILSMQDEIQQLKVMLQQQLQAQAQPQMQPQMQAPPAAPIQPAPSQPAPPPAAQPAAMPQAQVRLSRRLDSLGIGPRVVRHLVSSIEQDVEIDKAWRSSLARLSDAIPVVGEEFIERGGMVAFVGPTGVGKTTTIGKLAARYVLKYGSASLALVTTDTYRIAAHEQLRTFGRILDVPVRVVDENHSLDEVLHSLKGKRLVLIDTAGMSADEPHTAAQIELLQGVSLRLKKLLVLSCSSQKRVIESAYNTYQTLGLSGCVLSKLDESGSLGEALTLSIEKQLPIAYVTDGQKIPDDIGVARRHDLVSRAVVTTQKAQEREQQADEGPDLSFIGRAG from the coding sequence ATGAAAGTAAAACGCATTTTTGCCCCTGACATGCGCCAGGCGATGCGACGGGTGCGGGAAGAGATCGGCCCCGATGCGGTCATTGTCTCCAATCACCGTGTGGCCGGCGGTGTTGAAGTGGTTGCCGCCCACGAACAGGAATACGAGGCGGCCCAGGCCGAGTTCAAGCGCCAGAGCCAGGAGCGCCGCCGGCGTGACGAACAGGTGCAGACGCTCACCGGTGCTGATCGTTCGGGCGCCGGGCGCCAGGGTGGCGTGCTGGAAGACGAAATGCGCAAGGTCAGGGCGCGTATCGCCTCGGCCCAGCAACAGAGCGGTGTTGCGATGGAGCCGGATATGGGGGTCATGCGTAATCGTCAGATCGGCCAGGATGATGACGAGGATCTGCGCAGTATTCTGGAATCCCTCAAGCAGCGGCAAAAATCCCGCGCTGAGGTGGTAGCGCCACCGTTTGAAGGCAGCGGTTTTGAGGCTGACCCCTTCGCCCCTGGATCCCGGCCTGAACCGACCTTCAGGCCTGAAGCTGCGCCAGGGCCTGAACCACGGCAAGAACCGGCACCAAGATCAGCGGCGCAACTGCGCTCCGAGCCGCAGTTGCGGCCGCAGTCAGCATCTGCACCTCAGGGGCCGGCGGCAGCCGAGTATCCAGGGGAATCCCGGAGCTCTCGCAATTCTCGGGACACGCAGGATCATGAGCGCATCCTCAGCATGCAGGATGAGATTCAGCAGCTCAAAGTCATGCTGCAGCAGCAGTTGCAGGCCCAGGCGCAGCCTCAGATGCAGCCTCAGATGCAGGCGCCGCCAGCGGCACCCATTCAGCCCGCGCCATCCCAGCCGGCTCCGCCACCGGCCGCTCAACCCGCTGCCATGCCGCAGGCCCAGGTGCGCCTCAGTCGCAGGCTCGACAGTCTCGGCATCGGGCCCCGGGTGGTGCGCCATCTGGTGTCGAGCATTGAGCAGGATGTTGAAATCGACAAGGCCTGGCGCAGCAGTCTGGCGCGCCTGTCCGATGCCATCCCGGTGGTCGGGGAAGAGTTTATCGAGCGCGGTGGCATGGTGGCCTTTGTCGGTCCCACCGGAGTGGGCAAGACCACCACGATCGGCAAGCTGGCAGCACGCTACGTGCTCAAGTACGGCAGTGCCAGTCTCGCGCTGGTGACCACGGATACCTACCGCATCGCGGCCCATGAGCAGCTGCGTACCTTTGGCCGCATTCTGGATGTGCCGGTGCGGGTGGTGGATGAAAATCATTCGCTGGATGAAGTGCTGCACTCACTCAAGGGCAAGCGCCTGGTACTGATTGATACCGCCGGCATGAGCGCCGACGAGCCCCATACGGCAGCGCAGATCGAGCTGCTGCAGGGTGTGTCGCTGCGGCTTAAAAAATTGTTGGTGCTGTCATGTTCCAGCCAGAAACGGGTGATCGAAAGTGCCTACAATACCTATCAGACGCTGGGTCTGAGCGGCTGCGTACTGAGCAAGCTCGACGAGTCCGGCAGTCTGGGCGAGGCGCTGACGCTGTCGATCGAGAAACAGTTGCCTATTGCCTATGTAACCGATGGTCAGAAGATTCCCGATGATATAGGGGTGGCGCGGCGTCATGATCTGGTGAGCCGTGCCGTGGTGACGACGCAGAAAGCGCAGGAACGTGAACAGCAGGCGGACGAAGGTCCGGATCTGAGTTTTATAGGTCGGGCAGGATGA
- a CDS encoding MinD/ParA family protein, translating into MHPVKVVAVTGGKGGVGKTNVSVNLSLALGQMGRRVVLLDADLGLANVDVLLGLRPKYNISDVLAGDCALSDVMLQAGENVRIVPASSGTQSMAALGVHEHAELIHAFTDIADEIDVLVIDTAAGISESVISFLRAAQEVLMVVCDEPTSITDAYALIKLLNRDHKVTRFRVLANMVRSESEGRNMYNKLLTVTDRFLDVTLQYVGSIPYDEAVRKAVKRQTAVLQAFSSSNAALAYRQLANRVDGWPVMTTPRGHLEFFVERLVQGS; encoded by the coding sequence ATGCATCCAGTAAAAGTAGTGGCTGTCACCGGCGGCAAGGGCGGTGTTGGCAAAACCAACGTTTCGGTAAATCTGTCGCTGGCACTGGGGCAGATGGGCCGTCGCGTGGTGCTGCTGGATGCGGATCTGGGGCTGGCCAACGTCGACGTGCTGCTGGGCCTGAGGCCCAAATACAATATATCCGATGTGCTGGCCGGGGACTGTGCGCTGTCCGATGTGATGTTGCAGGCGGGCGAAAACGTGCGCATAGTACCGGCATCCTCAGGTACCCAATCCATGGCGGCCCTGGGTGTGCATGAGCATGCCGAGCTGATTCATGCCTTTACCGATATCGCCGACGAAATCGATGTACTGGTGATTGATACCGCGGCGGGCATATCCGAGTCGGTGATCAGCTTCCTGCGCGCCGCCCAGGAAGTGCTGATGGTGGTGTGTGACGAGCCCACCTCCATTACCGATGCCTATGCGCTGATCAAGCTGCTGAATCGGGATCACAAGGTCACGCGTTTTCGGGTGCTGGCCAACATGGTGCGCAGCGAGTCTGAAGGTCGCAACATGTATAACAAGCTGCTGACGGTGACGGATCGATTCCTTGATGTAACGCTTCAATACGTCGGATCAATCCCTTATGATGAGGCGGTACGCAAGGCGGTTAAGCGGCAAACAGCTGTTTTGCAAGCGTTTTCCAGCAGTAATGCGGCGCTTGCCTATCGTCAGCTTGCCAACCGGGTCGATGGCTGGCCGGTGATGACAACGCCGCGTGGGCACCTGGAATTCTTTGTCGAGCGCCTGGTGCAGGGAAGCTAG
- a CDS encoding RNA polymerase sigma factor FliA, translated as MYNQLEFTSSQDLITQYAPLVKRIAYHLLARLPASVLLDDLIQSGMIGLLEASRKYNPAKGASFETYAGIRIRGAIIDEVRRGDWTPRSVHRNSRRISDSIHQLEARLGRDATDAEVAAEMDISVTEYHGLLQDSMESRLFSFEELQRPDDESAGEQFVADDPEPEHQVEKNVFNQALAKAIQGLPERERLVLALYYDEQLNLKEIGEVLGVSESRISQIHSQAAHRLKGRLRDWR; from the coding sequence ATGTATAACCAGCTGGAATTTACCTCTAGTCAGGATCTGATCACGCAGTATGCGCCGCTGGTTAAGCGTATTGCCTACCATCTGCTTGCCCGCCTTCCGGCCAGTGTTCTGCTGGACGATCTGATTCAGTCCGGCATGATCGGTCTGCTGGAAGCGTCCCGCAAATACAATCCCGCCAAGGGTGCCAGTTTCGAGACCTACGCCGGTATTCGCATTCGCGGCGCCATTATCGATGAAGTGCGCCGCGGTGACTGGACGCCGCGCTCGGTACATCGCAACAGCCGGCGTATTTCCGACAGCATCCATCAGCTTGAAGCGCGCCTGGGGCGCGATGCCACCGATGCCGAGGTGGCGGCCGAGATGGACATCAGCGTGACCGAATACCACGGCCTGCTGCAGGATTCGATGGAAAGCCGTCTGTTCAGTTTTGAAGAACTGCAAAGGCCAGACGACGAGAGTGCCGGCGAGCAGTTTGTGGCGGATGATCCCGAACCCGAGCATCAGGTTGAAAAGAATGTCTTCAACCAGGCGCTGGCCAAGGCCATCCAGGGGTTGCCGGAACGCGAGCGGCTGGTGCTGGCGCTTTACTATGACGAGCAGCTCAATCTGAAGGAAATTGGCGAGGTGCTGGGCGTGAGTGAGTCGCGCATCAGCCAGATTCACAGTCAGGCGGCGCATCGGCTGAAGGGCCGCCTGCGAGACTGGCGTTAG
- a CDS encoding flagellar motor protein produces the protein MDRLSVAGLLLAVVAIAGGHYLDGGQIQQLLNGPAVVIVVGGTLAAAAIQTPSNEFRRALWLMRWLVNGPRYDFERGIERVVEWCQRTRKLGLLGLEAEIEAESDPVVRSGLQLLVDGKDANVIRGMLEIQLVSQEQRDLQGARVIESMGGYAPTLGILGAVIGLIQVMSNLQDPEGLGAGIATAFVATIYGVALANLLLIPLANKIKSLVLARYRYQEMMLEGLLSISEGQSPQLIRQRMQGYLG, from the coding sequence ATGGATCGCCTGAGCGTTGCAGGACTGTTACTCGCCGTCGTCGCCATTGCGGGCGGTCATTATCTGGATGGTGGCCAGATTCAGCAGCTGCTTAACGGGCCTGCGGTGGTGATCGTTGTTGGCGGCACTCTGGCGGCGGCGGCCATTCAGACCCCCAGTAATGAGTTTCGCCGTGCCCTCTGGCTGATGCGCTGGCTGGTAAACGGGCCCCGCTATGATTTCGAGCGCGGAATCGAGCGCGTGGTGGAGTGGTGTCAGCGCACCCGCAAACTTGGGCTGCTGGGGCTGGAGGCGGAGATTGAAGCCGAGTCGGATCCCGTGGTACGCAGTGGTCTGCAGCTGCTGGTGGATGGCAAGGACGCCAACGTCATTCGCGGCATGCTGGAGATACAGCTGGTGTCCCAGGAGCAGCGTGACCTGCAGGGGGCCCGGGTGATCGAGAGCATGGGCGGCTATGCCCCGACGCTGGGTATTCTTGGCGCCGTTATTGGCCTGATTCAGGTGATGAGCAACCTGCAGGATCCTGAGGGGTTGGGTGCGGGTATCGCCACCGCCTTTGTGGCCACCATCTACGGTGTGGCCCTGGCCAACCTGCTGCTGATTCCGCTGGCCAACAAGATCAAGAGTCTGGTGCTGGCGCGTTACCGCTACCAGGAAATGATGCTCGAAGGCCTGCTGTCGATTTCCGAAGGGCAGAGCCCGCAACTCATTCGCCAGCGTATGCAAGGCTATCTGGGGTAG
- a CDS encoding flagellar motor protein MotB, translating into MARRMPPIDDTRQDRWVLSYADFITLLLAFFIVMYAISSVNEEKYRSISDALSGVFEGSGRPAGATTQDAASDLAIGNAVRPDAPAIEIDPADAAVTAQLRSLQAELQRRFSPQIEAGSMKIDGNDLWLSIELRASRLFGSADALPEIEADALLGKIAELLRGLENPIHVEGFTDNQPIATDLYPSNWELSAARAAAVVRILALNGVSPQRMAAVGYGEYQPAYSNRTAEGRGMNRRVLIVVSRDKRVRRAVSSFGSQQISTDTVSELLDAEQAPPLPAIEQLETENGGVLFRRAEVQPDAQR; encoded by the coding sequence ATGGCGCGTCGGATGCCACCGATTGATGATACGCGCCAGGATCGCTGGGTGTTGTCCTACGCCGACTTCATTACGCTGCTGCTGGCGTTCTTTATTGTCATGTATGCCATTTCCTCGGTGAACGAGGAGAAATATCGCTCCATTTCCGATGCGCTGTCCGGCGTCTTCGAGGGTTCCGGCCGCCCAGCGGGCGCGACCACCCAGGATGCCGCCAGTGATCTGGCCATTGGCAACGCCGTACGACCCGATGCCCCTGCTATTGAAATCGACCCCGCCGATGCTGCGGTGACCGCACAGCTGCGCAGTCTGCAGGCCGAGTTGCAGCGCAGGTTTTCGCCCCAGATAGAGGCGGGCAGCATGAAAATCGACGGTAACGACCTCTGGTTGTCGATCGAGCTGCGCGCATCACGTCTGTTTGGCAGCGCCGATGCATTGCCGGAAATAGAAGCCGATGCGCTGCTGGGCAAGATTGCAGAGTTGTTGCGCGGGCTCGAAAACCCGATTCATGTTGAAGGCTTTACCGATAATCAACCCATTGCGACCGACCTCTATCCCTCCAACTGGGAGCTGTCTGCCGCCCGGGCTGCGGCCGTGGTACGCATTCTGGCGCTTAATGGTGTCAGCCCCCAGCGCATGGCGGCGGTAGGCTATGGGGAATATCAGCCGGCCTACAGCAACCGTACCGCAGAGGGGCGCGGCATGAACCGGCGCGTGCTGATCGTGGTGTCCCGCGACAAGCGGGTACGCCGGGCGGTGTCCTCCTTTGGCAGTCAGCAGATCAGCACTGATACCGTCAGCGAACTGCTGGATGCCGAACAGGCGCCGCCCCTGCCCGCCATTGAGCAGCTTGAAACCGAAAATGGTGGTGTACTCTTTCGTCGTGCCGAGGTACAGCCCGATGCGCAGCGCTGA
- a CDS encoding DUF2802 domain-containing protein, with the protein MVRVTQVTLLWLGFALLSLAGTGAGIMLYRRMRYYERQQQALVNVLRNEIRSMTSGSIGMGRRLMDAERRLNITVEKQQELENRDPGVLAYNQAARLMEMGGNVDDLVKSCGIGRPEAELMALLHRELQSTESLPQPSR; encoded by the coding sequence ATGGTTCGGGTGACTCAAGTAACACTACTCTGGCTTGGCTTTGCGCTCTTGTCCCTGGCGGGGACGGGGGCGGGCATCATGCTGTACAGGCGTATGCGCTATTACGAGCGACAGCAACAGGCGCTGGTCAACGTACTGCGCAACGAGATTCGATCCATGACCAGTGGCTCCATTGGCATGGGGCGACGTCTGATGGACGCCGAACGCAGGCTCAACATTACCGTTGAAAAACAGCAGGAACTGGAAAATCGCGACCCTGGCGTGCTGGCCTACAATCAGGCGGCGCGCTTGATGGAGATGGGTGGCAATGTGGATGATCTGGTGAAAAGCTGCGGCATAGGCCGGCCCGAAGCCGAGCTGATGGCGCTGCTGCACCGCGAGCTGCAGTCCACCGAGTCGCTGCCCCAGCCGTCACGCTAG
- a CDS encoding EscU/YscU/HrcU family type III secretion system export apparatus switch protein yields MKPIKPEDSAIALGYAPGQRAPEVLAKGRELIAEQIIALAEEHQIHIHKSPELLEVLIRLELGDEIPQALYQAIAEVIAFAYQLKAEPPLQP; encoded by the coding sequence ATGAAACCGATCAAGCCTGAAGACAGCGCCATCGCGCTGGGGTACGCCCCAGGCCAGCGGGCACCGGAAGTACTCGCCAAGGGCCGCGAGCTGATTGCCGAACAGATCATCGCCCTGGCCGAGGAGCACCAGATACACATTCACAAAAGCCCGGAGCTGCTGGAGGTGCTGATACGGCTGGAACTGGGTGACGAAATCCCCCAGGCGCTTTACCAGGCCATTGCGGAGGTCATCGCCTTTGCCTACCAGCTCAAGGCCGAGCCGCCGCTGCAACCCTGA
- a CDS encoding flagellar hook-length control protein FliK, giving the protein MIPTLGPNLLQTQPSVEPTLARLLPAGGQLAATVLQASTDASGIRLQLQLQRAGQLLELNTQRALAAGTAVVLSRNSAGQLQLSLTAETPARPPATPSSQPSSQPAPPATATATATATLDSLLRTSLPRQQRFGDVLNQLLQQAQPGTAAATQAARQLSPVVQSLLQIFGITPGLRDSGLAVRRNIEKGGFFTEANLGRTATQPSGTKSTAPGNTGSATTDLKAQMGQLQQLADALPPQARKQMHKLLGDLLARITSSQLNSASQNKDLPDGTSERHLALDLPVRLGERMENVELRLKRYRARRGEDPASSHWLVRLHFDLQALGPLEAELRLRDDSRMSARFWTPEPETARLIEQRLPEFARNLGRQGIELDDLGCHQGTAPRGETGIRRQLINLKT; this is encoded by the coding sequence TTGATACCTACTTTGGGCCCCAACCTGTTGCAGACCCAGCCGTCCGTCGAACCGACTCTGGCACGCCTGCTCCCCGCCGGTGGCCAGCTGGCGGCAACCGTGCTGCAGGCCAGCACCGATGCCAGCGGCATCCGCCTGCAACTGCAGCTGCAGCGTGCAGGCCAACTGCTGGAGCTGAACACCCAGCGCGCACTAGCGGCCGGCACTGCCGTTGTGCTGTCACGCAACAGCGCGGGCCAGCTGCAACTCAGCCTGACCGCCGAAACGCCGGCCCGTCCACCAGCAACCCCCAGCAGCCAGCCCAGCAGCCAGCCCGCCCCCCCTGCGACTGCGACTGCGACTGCGACTGCGACGCTGGACAGCCTGCTGCGTACCAGCCTGCCGCGCCAGCAACGTTTTGGCGACGTACTCAATCAGCTACTGCAACAGGCACAACCGGGCACGGCGGCCGCCACCCAGGCGGCGCGCCAGCTCAGTCCCGTCGTACAATCCCTGCTGCAGATATTCGGCATTACACCTGGGCTACGTGATTCAGGCCTGGCCGTGCGCCGCAATATAGAGAAAGGCGGATTTTTTACCGAAGCAAACCTGGGCCGCACAGCCACCCAACCCAGCGGCACAAAGAGCACCGCCCCCGGCAATACGGGCAGCGCCACTACGGACCTCAAGGCTCAAATGGGCCAGCTGCAACAGCTGGCAGACGCCCTGCCACCCCAGGCTCGAAAGCAGATGCACAAGCTGCTGGGCGACCTGCTGGCCCGCATCACCAGCTCGCAACTGAACAGCGCCAGCCAGAACAAGGATCTGCCGGACGGCACCAGCGAGCGCCACCTGGCGCTGGATTTGCCGGTGCGCCTTGGTGAGCGCATGGAAAACGTGGAGTTACGGCTCAAACGCTACCGCGCCCGCCGGGGCGAGGACCCAGCCAGCAGCCACTGGCTGGTGCGGCTGCATTTTGATCTGCAAGCCCTGGGACCGCTGGAAGCTGAACTGCGACTGCGCGATGATAGCCGCATGAGCGCCCGTTTCTGGACACCGGAGCCGGAAACCGCCCGACTGATAGAGCAGCGCCTGCCTGAATTTGCCCGCAACCTGGGCCGCCAGGGTATAGAGCTCGACGATCTGGGCTGTCACCAGGGCACGGCACCGCGCGGTGAAACCGGCATTCGCCGCCAGCTTATCAACCTTAAGACCTGA